Proteins from one Pseudoalteromonas undina genomic window:
- a CDS encoding phosphoethanolamine transferase, with protein sequence MNSIFKLSKQSQANTKKRFYFNCSANAFVILMACYYGLIINIPFMHGAFSAITSLHTFSWLFLFSVPLLLVCLLVIFFSLVSVRGLLKPINYLLLVLSSAALYGSLNYGVVFDYSMIQNAAETDSSEALSYLNLQLVGFLLLFGALPAFVLSRINVNCARPHKEILSRIKLLLACGALIALVVVNFYADYAATGRNNRILKKEIIPFQYLSSGYKYARDQLLYSDIKFKNIDTTPTLASPSTTRVTVIVVGETARAENFSYQGYERNTNQYTQKHNVTYFDNVSSCGTATAVSVPCMFSLQTHANFSRLDSDNQQNVIDLIQQAGADVLWVDNNSGCKNVCSRVPTINIDSKASGLCDGKYCFDEALLAPLKHKLANLSQANTLIVLHMMGSHGPTYFKRYPEKFKQFSPTCDRSDIQNCNAEELVNTYDNTIAYSDFINAQVIEQLKALPANIDKQLLYVSDHGESLGENGAYLHGFPYAFAPTTQTHVPLYIWADDHNQRITAKCLNNLNSTLAQSHDAIFHTLLNLTGVVSKTYQTSEDLLASCQTINHSEAKI encoded by the coding sequence ATGAATTCAATTTTCAAACTCAGTAAGCAATCGCAAGCAAACACCAAAAAGCGCTTTTACTTTAACTGCAGCGCTAATGCATTTGTTATTTTAATGGCATGCTATTACGGCTTAATCATTAATATTCCATTTATGCATGGTGCGTTTAGCGCTATTACTTCGCTGCACACATTTTCGTGGTTATTTCTATTTTCTGTACCGCTACTACTTGTGTGTTTATTAGTTATTTTTTTTTCTTTGGTGTCTGTTCGAGGGCTATTAAAACCCATCAACTACTTACTACTCGTGCTCTCAAGTGCCGCACTTTACGGCTCATTAAACTATGGAGTGGTATTTGATTACTCAATGATACAAAACGCAGCAGAGACGGACTCTAGTGAAGCGTTAAGCTATTTAAACTTGCAACTTGTTGGCTTTTTACTGCTTTTTGGCGCATTACCTGCCTTTGTTTTGAGTCGTATAAACGTAAACTGTGCCCGCCCACACAAAGAAATACTCAGTCGTATTAAACTGTTACTAGCATGCGGTGCTTTGATTGCTTTAGTGGTAGTAAACTTTTACGCCGATTATGCGGCAACAGGTCGAAATAACCGTATATTGAAAAAAGAAATCATTCCATTTCAATACCTTTCTAGTGGCTATAAGTATGCACGTGACCAGTTGCTTTACAGCGATATTAAATTTAAAAATATTGATACCACACCAACTTTAGCATCGCCAAGTACAACACGAGTTACTGTCATAGTAGTAGGTGAAACCGCACGAGCTGAAAATTTTTCCTACCAAGGCTATGAGCGCAATACCAACCAATACACACAAAAACATAATGTCACTTATTTCGATAATGTATCGTCGTGTGGCACGGCCACAGCAGTGTCAGTACCGTGTATGTTTTCACTGCAAACTCATGCCAATTTTTCTCGTTTAGACAGTGATAATCAGCAAAACGTGATTGATTTGATACAACAAGCAGGCGCAGATGTCTTGTGGGTTGATAATAACAGTGGCTGTAAAAACGTCTGCTCGCGCGTACCTACCATTAATATTGATAGCAAAGCATCCGGACTATGTGATGGTAAATACTGTTTTGATGAAGCGTTGCTAGCCCCACTAAAGCACAAGCTTGCTAACTTGAGTCAGGCTAATACGCTTATAGTGCTGCATATGATGGGTTCACATGGCCCTACTTACTTTAAGCGCTACCCTGAAAAATTTAAACAGTTTAGTCCAACCTGCGACCGCAGCGATATTCAGAACTGTAACGCTGAAGAACTGGTTAACACCTACGATAATACAATTGCTTATAGTGATTTTATCAACGCTCAAGTTATTGAACAGTTAAAGGCACTACCAGCCAATATTGATAAGCAATTACTGTATGTGTCGGACCATGGCGAGTCGCTCGGTGAAAATGGTGCGTACTTACATGGCTTTCCCTATGCATTTGCACCAACAACTCAAACCCATGTGCCTCTTTACATCTGGGCTGATGATCATAATCAGCGCATTACAGCCAAGTGTCTCAACAATTTAAATAGCACTTTAGCGCAATCACACGATGCTATTTTTCATACCCTTTTAAACTTAACCGGTGTTGTGAGTAAAACCTACCAAACCTCTGAAGATTTACTCGCGTCATGTCAAACGATTAACCATAGCGAAGCTAAAATATGA
- a CDS encoding response regulator, which translates to MFNIVKSIRTRYRWALIAIALLISVSALLMQYVFSVQKYDAKIINIAGKQRMLSQKIAWHSNALINQTANKEQHLKSLAHSLGLFEQGHTFLLTKNKQGEAIYLNAALVDLYYAAPGNLDAEVSSFIKQAKKLLTQQEQVNPVMFSVGEIEALLKKLDTAVSLFEQQAVTKVNWVANIELLCWFLTLALLLLELRFVFMPMERQVLQTLLEYQQQKEFAEQVSQNKEHFIARASHEFRTPLQGLISSINELTIPSSQQQIQRQAQYCSVRLLAMLDELQDLQALSLNRWSLKPTSDNLLTTLNKILAVYQYGCTEKGLKLITELAPSLDCAVIVDHARLQQIVSELLNNALKFTEQGEVTVIATLNNHQLELSIKDSGCGFSHPVDQLELDNNQQSNHFQGLRTGLTRVQYIVNALNGDIRFENNHPQGAIVFLSLPLEMDTSETMPTRLPDDLKCLVVEDNPLNMLVLTKLLSSLNIQVESAENGKVACEMAAENSYDVIFMDLNMPVMDGFEATKLLHEKDKTRPIIVVTANTSDSDIARAKACGAISHIHKPIDQQSIIAALNDALLTEVD; encoded by the coding sequence ATGTTTAATATTGTAAAGAGTATTCGCACGCGTTATCGGTGGGCATTAATTGCTATTGCCTTGCTGATCAGCGTATCCGCACTACTCATGCAATACGTCTTTTCTGTGCAAAAATACGATGCGAAAATTATCAATATAGCGGGTAAGCAACGTATGCTGTCACAAAAAATAGCGTGGCATAGTAATGCGCTAATTAATCAAACAGCTAACAAAGAACAGCACCTGAAATCGTTAGCCCACTCACTTGGGCTATTCGAGCAAGGACATACTTTTTTACTCACTAAAAATAAGCAAGGTGAGGCGATTTATTTAAATGCTGCTTTAGTTGATTTATATTATGCCGCCCCAGGTAACCTAGATGCCGAGGTATCTAGTTTTATAAAACAAGCAAAAAAATTACTGACCCAACAAGAACAAGTGAATCCCGTGATGTTTTCTGTGGGCGAGATTGAAGCATTATTAAAAAAATTAGACACCGCGGTGAGCTTATTTGAGCAGCAAGCGGTGACAAAGGTTAATTGGGTAGCCAATATTGAGCTGTTGTGTTGGTTTTTGACTCTAGCGTTATTGCTTCTAGAGTTAAGATTTGTGTTTATGCCAATGGAAAGGCAAGTTTTGCAGACTCTGCTTGAGTATCAACAACAAAAAGAATTTGCCGAGCAAGTCAGTCAGAATAAAGAGCATTTTATCGCACGCGCCAGTCATGAGTTTAGAACCCCGTTACAGGGATTAATTAGTTCTATAAATGAATTAACCATTCCCAGCTCGCAACAACAAATTCAGCGTCAAGCTCAGTATTGTTCTGTTAGGCTGCTAGCGATGTTAGATGAACTTCAAGATTTGCAAGCGCTTAGTTTAAATCGCTGGTCGTTAAAGCCAACCTCAGACAACCTACTAACAACTTTAAACAAAATACTGGCTGTGTATCAATATGGCTGTACTGAGAAAGGGTTAAAGCTAATTACCGAGTTAGCGCCGAGCTTAGATTGCGCGGTGATTGTAGATCACGCACGCCTACAGCAAATTGTTTCTGAACTACTTAATAACGCATTAAAGTTTACTGAGCAAGGAGAGGTCACCGTCATTGCTACGCTCAATAACCATCAGTTAGAGTTAAGCATAAAAGACAGTGGCTGTGGCTTTAGCCACCCGGTTGATCAGCTCGAATTAGATAACAATCAACAAAGTAACCATTTTCAAGGCCTCAGAACAGGGCTTACCCGCGTGCAATATATTGTTAATGCGCTTAATGGCGACATTCGTTTTGAGAATAATCATCCACAAGGCGCCATTGTATTTTTAAGCCTACCATTAGAGATGGACACAAGCGAAACTATGCCAACGCGCTTGCCTGATGATCTTAAGTGTTTAGTGGTTGAAGATAACCCGCTCAACATGTTGGTACTAACAAAGTTATTAAGCTCTTTGAACATACAGGTTGAATCGGCTGAAAATGGCAAAGTCGCTTGTGAAATGGCGGCTGAAAATAGCTATGATGTTATATTTATGGATTTAAATATGCCGGTTATGGATGGCTTTGAAGCTACAAAGCTGCTGCATGAAAAAGACAAAACACGACCCATTATTGTGGTTACCGCAAACACTTCTGATAGTGATATAGCTCGCGCTAAAGCTTGTGGAGCAATAAGTCATATTCATAAACCTATAGATCAGCAAAGTATAATAGCGGCACTAAACGATGCTCTTCTAACAGAGGTTGATTAA
- a CDS encoding fatty acid cis/trans isomerase, producing MKKIIISTFVLIILSGCAYLGNAHYNELFGPEKTQARIVDANSGDGAEFLQHVKPVIDTRCVVCHGCYDAPCQLKLSSPEGIDRGLSKELVYDGTRLLASTPSRLLFDATTTEQWREKEFSPVLNERAQNEEANLAGSVLFNTLVLKQSSPLPEDEVLDERFDFSLSRNQSCATMGEFDQLADEQPHAGMPYGLPGVSAAEFQHLQNWIKKGGKMAHIKPPSAAELAKVKNWEAFLNQDGLKYQLSARYIYEHWFLAHIYFSDAQSPNFFKLVRSSTPPGEDIKLISARRPYDNPNVERVYYRLLHDRSTILSKTHLPLKLTDEKLTRLYQQFIAPKYTVSSLPSYEPALASNPFKTFEALPIDAKYQFMLDEAELIIMGFIKGPVCRGQIALNVINDHFWVAFADPEKVATPEVGKMLMQHEDALELPAAEESNALPISNWVKYSVREKRYLKAKVELANKMFKNGEHLTTDLLWKGEGHNQNAALTIFRHFDSATVVKGLVGQQPKTMWVLDYALFERIHYLLVAGFDVYGNIGHQLITRLYMDFLRLEGEQNFLALLPESQREAIKQSWYRKSPPSLSTFFENNREFSQPSGISYQTDKPQSELYGLIKQTLEAVLSPRYDYKKVPAPLSAINTMPAKAINLLPQLSYVLVKEQDEHKAYTIIHHNAHYNISSLLNEDGQRAYEEDTVTIVPGFIGDYPSAIWYLNNPQQVAAFAEQLPLMQVEADYRALKSKFAIRRTHPQFWQYSDILHHVARQYRGVEFGMFDYNRLENR from the coding sequence ATGAAAAAGATCATTATAAGTACATTTGTACTGATTATTTTAAGTGGCTGTGCCTACCTAGGAAATGCTCATTATAACGAACTGTTTGGTCCCGAAAAAACACAAGCGCGTATTGTTGACGCTAATAGTGGTGATGGCGCCGAATTTCTTCAACATGTAAAGCCTGTAATAGATACTCGCTGCGTGGTTTGCCATGGTTGTTATGATGCGCCTTGCCAGTTGAAGTTGTCGTCTCCTGAGGGAATAGATAGAGGGCTAAGTAAAGAGCTGGTGTACGACGGTACTCGGTTGTTAGCCTCAACGCCGAGCCGATTATTATTTGATGCAACCACCACTGAGCAATGGCGTGAAAAAGAGTTTAGCCCGGTATTAAACGAGCGAGCACAAAATGAAGAAGCCAATTTAGCCGGTAGTGTGTTATTTAACACGCTGGTATTAAAGCAAAGTTCACCTTTGCCAGAAGATGAAGTATTAGATGAACGCTTTGATTTTTCGCTTAGTCGCAACCAAAGTTGTGCGACCATGGGTGAATTTGACCAATTAGCGGATGAGCAACCGCATGCGGGTATGCCTTATGGCTTACCAGGGGTGTCGGCTGCTGAATTTCAGCATCTACAAAATTGGATTAAAAAAGGTGGGAAAATGGCGCATATCAAGCCGCCATCAGCTGCTGAGCTTGCAAAGGTAAAAAACTGGGAAGCATTTTTAAATCAAGATGGTTTGAAGTATCAGTTATCAGCGCGTTATATTTATGAACATTGGTTTTTAGCGCACATCTATTTTAGTGATGCGCAATCACCAAACTTTTTTAAGTTGGTGCGTTCAAGTACTCCTCCTGGGGAAGATATTAAGTTAATTAGCGCTCGTCGCCCTTATGATAACCCAAATGTTGAGCGTGTTTATTATCGACTGCTTCACGACCGTTCTACTATTTTGTCAAAAACGCATTTGCCACTTAAGTTAACGGATGAGAAGTTAACGCGCTTATATCAGCAGTTCATCGCACCAAAATACACTGTATCTAGCTTACCAAGCTATGAGCCAGCACTTGCATCGAACCCATTTAAAACTTTTGAAGCACTGCCTATTGATGCTAAGTATCAATTTATGCTCGATGAAGCTGAGTTAATTATTATGGGCTTCATTAAAGGACCTGTTTGCCGTGGTCAAATAGCACTGAACGTGATTAATGACCATTTTTGGGTGGCATTTGCCGATCCTGAAAAAGTGGCGACTCCAGAGGTTGGTAAAATGCTAATGCAACATGAAGACGCATTAGAGTTACCAGCAGCCGAGGAGAGTAATGCGTTACCTATTTCTAACTGGGTAAAATACTCAGTTCGCGAAAAACGCTATTTAAAAGCCAAGGTAGAGCTAGCTAATAAAATGTTCAAAAATGGCGAGCACTTAACTACTGATTTACTGTGGAAAGGGGAAGGGCATAACCAAAATGCGGCGCTGACAATTTTTCGCCATTTTGATAGTGCAACAGTTGTAAAAGGGCTTGTTGGCCAGCAACCTAAAACGATGTGGGTACTTGATTATGCATTGTTTGAGCGTATTCACTACTTACTAGTGGCAGGCTTTGATGTGTATGGCAATATTGGCCATCAATTGATAACACGTTTATATATGGATTTTTTACGCTTGGAAGGTGAGCAAAACTTTCTTGCGTTATTACCAGAGTCACAACGCGAAGCTATTAAGCAAAGCTGGTATCGTAAATCACCGCCAAGTCTATCGACCTTTTTCGAAAATAACCGTGAGTTTAGTCAGCCCAGCGGTATTAGTTACCAAACTGATAAGCCACAATCAGAGTTATATGGATTAATTAAACAAACGCTTGAGGCGGTATTAAGTCCTCGTTATGACTATAAAAAAGTACCCGCACCATTAAGTGCAATTAACACCATGCCCGCTAAAGCAATTAACTTACTCCCGCAGCTATCGTATGTGTTAGTAAAAGAGCAAGATGAGCACAAGGCTTATACGATTATTCATCATAACGCGCATTATAATATTTCGAGCTTATTAAACGAAGACGGCCAGCGTGCTTATGAAGAAGATACCGTGACAATTGTGCCAGGTTTTATTGGTGATTACCCATCAGCAATTTGGTATTTAAATAACCCGCAACAAGTTGCTGCATTTGCAGAGCAGCTACCGCTTATGCAAGTAGAGGCGGATTATCGGGCTTTAAAGTCTAAGTTTGCGATTCGTCGAACGCACCCTCAGTTTTGGCAATACAGCGATATATTACATCACGTTGCCCGCCAGTATCGAGGGGTTGAATTTGGTATGTTTGATTATAACCGCTTAGAAAATCGTTAA
- the ilvG gene encoding acetolactate synthase 2 catalytic subunit, translating into MTGAELTIDLLAKHGVDEVFGYPGGAIMPIYDALYGAPVKHYLTRHEQGAGFAAVGYARSTGRLGVCLATSGPGATNLITALADAMMDSVPLLAITGQVPTAAIGSDAFQEIDVLGMSLSCTKHSYMVERAEDLAEILQEAMHLAQSGRPGPVLVDIPKDIQMAQVPFKPWLAVDEYLPQLDLNQVAIANQLLSEAKQPVAYVGGGVHAADAQAQLMQFLNKTQMPAVSTLKALGSVLPDYEYDLGMLGMHGGQAANLAVQECDVLVCIGARFDDRVTGNLAKFAAKANVIHLDIDAAEVGKRKPAKASLIADLKTSLPALECVVTPKAWCDHSKQMKVKHAWRYDYPGEKVFAPYLLNQLSQRMPSTSVVCCDVGQHQMWVAQHMKFSHPCNHLSSGGAGTMGFGLPAAIGAQIARKDDFVITVSGDGSIMMNIQELATIRRNNLPVKILILDNQRLGMVRQWQELFFEGRYSETNLSDNPDFVQLAAVFGIPGQTITHANQVDDAITALLNSDGPYIVHACIDDKENVWPLVPPGAANDEMMTEKAQ; encoded by the coding sequence ATGACAGGCGCAGAACTAACAATTGATTTACTCGCCAAGCACGGCGTAGATGAAGTATTTGGCTACCCAGGTGGTGCTATTATGCCCATTTACGATGCCTTGTATGGTGCGCCTGTAAAACATTACCTCACTCGCCATGAACAAGGTGCAGGATTTGCTGCTGTGGGCTATGCACGCAGTACTGGCCGCTTAGGTGTATGTTTAGCAACATCAGGTCCGGGGGCTACTAACTTAATTACCGCATTGGCTGATGCCATGATGGACTCAGTGCCTTTACTTGCCATCACCGGGCAAGTACCAACCGCAGCTATTGGTTCTGACGCCTTTCAAGAAATAGACGTGTTGGGTATGTCGCTTTCATGTACAAAACATAGTTATATGGTTGAGCGAGCAGAAGATTTAGCCGAAATATTACAAGAGGCGATGCATTTAGCACAAAGCGGTCGACCTGGCCCTGTTTTGGTTGATATCCCCAAAGACATTCAAATGGCGCAAGTACCTTTTAAACCTTGGTTAGCGGTAGATGAATATTTGCCTCAACTAGATCTAAATCAAGTCGCTATTGCTAACCAATTACTCAGTGAAGCCAAGCAGCCTGTTGCCTATGTTGGGGGCGGGGTCCATGCCGCTGATGCGCAAGCGCAGTTAATGCAATTTTTAAATAAAACGCAAATGCCAGCGGTTTCAACCCTTAAAGCATTGGGCAGTGTATTACCTGATTACGAATATGATTTAGGCATGCTAGGTATGCATGGCGGTCAAGCGGCTAATTTAGCGGTGCAAGAATGTGATGTATTAGTGTGTATTGGCGCACGCTTTGATGACCGTGTAACGGGCAATTTAGCTAAGTTTGCTGCAAAAGCAAACGTAATTCATTTAGATATAGATGCAGCCGAGGTCGGAAAACGTAAACCCGCAAAAGCGTCATTAATTGCTGATTTAAAAACTTCTCTCCCTGCACTTGAGTGCGTGGTTACACCAAAAGCGTGGTGCGATCATAGTAAACAAATGAAGGTCAAACACGCGTGGCGCTACGACTACCCTGGTGAAAAAGTATTTGCTCCTTACTTACTTAATCAACTTAGCCAGCGTATGCCAAGCACTAGTGTGGTGTGTTGTGATGTAGGCCAGCACCAAATGTGGGTAGCTCAGCACATGAAGTTTAGCCACCCTTGCAACCATTTGAGCAGTGGTGGTGCAGGCACTATGGGATTTGGTTTACCCGCGGCTATAGGTGCACAGATAGCGCGTAAAGATGACTTTGTGATCACCGTTTCAGGCGATGGTTCAATCATGATGAACATTCAAGAGCTTGCCACTATTCGCCGTAATAATTTACCAGTAAAAATACTGATACTTGATAACCAGCGCTTAGGAATGGTGCGCCAATGGCAAGAACTATTTTTTGAAGGGCGTTACAGCGAAACTAACCTATCAGACAACCCTGACTTTGTACAACTTGCTGCTGTGTTTGGCATTCCTGGGCAAACTATTACCCATGCCAACCAAGTGGATGATGCAATCACTGCCTTATTAAATAGCGATGGACCCTATATTGTTCATGCTTGTATCGATGATAAAGAAAACGTATGGCCACTTGTTCCGCCTGGAGCTGCCAACGATGAAATGATGACGGAGAAAGCACAATGA
- the ilvM gene encoding acetolactate synthase 2 small subunit has protein sequence MKHNLTIALKSQSVAIERFLRVVRHRGFDLTHLQLNMDDGQYNMAMTVDSDKPIYLLTSQLNKLVDVKHVTLQSLQQQAV, from the coding sequence ATGAAACACAACTTAACTATTGCCTTAAAAAGTCAAAGTGTCGCAATCGAGCGCTTTTTACGTGTGGTGCGTCATCGTGGTTTTGACTTGACTCACTTACAGCTCAATATGGACGATGGTCAATATAATATGGCAATGACGGTTGATAGTGATAAACCAATTTACTTGCTTACTAGCCAGTTAAATAAATTGGTTGATGTGAAACATGTGACGCTACAAAGCTTACAGCAACAGGCTGTATAA
- a CDS encoding diacylglycerol kinase: protein MNNKTVIKRQGLMRLIFTLSHTFNGLKWMSRFEAAFQQELVLFSLLGVFACLQEITLSSKLILIASLLFVLFAELVNTAVEVVVDRIGSEYHELSGLAKDIASASVFIAMLITVLLWWSVLWA, encoded by the coding sequence ATGAATAATAAAACCGTTATAAAACGCCAAGGCCTAATGCGCCTAATTTTTACCTTAAGCCATACATTTAACGGCCTAAAATGGATGAGCCGATTTGAGGCTGCTTTTCAGCAAGAGTTGGTTTTATTTAGTTTGCTAGGCGTATTTGCCTGCTTGCAAGAAATTACTTTAAGTAGCAAGTTAATATTAATTGCCAGCTTATTGTTTGTGTTATTTGCTGAGTTGGTCAATACCGCAGTCGAAGTGGTGGTTGATCGCATCGGTAGCGAATATCATGAACTATCAGGCCTAGCTAAAGACATCGCTTCTGCCAGTGTCTTTATCGCCATGCTCATCACCGTTCTGCTTTGGTGGTCTGTTTTATGGGCTTAA
- a CDS encoding TraB/GumN family protein produces MKVSLRISHLLITFVFLAFSVNGYAAPALFKIEKQGASSYLFGTVHVGDASMKGLPQKVTHALDNSKQVVVEVDISKLSPLQMQQRSMPYMLLNNGHTLQSELSTENYQLLKDYFAKKSIDIAMFNSFKPWAVMLTMMQIEFQNAGYSDKNGIDKQILDYAQQHNIKIAELETIEQQLQMFNGLESLSNAMMAETFEQLSDINTYFISLVNAWKQGDMKTLTSYYHTSFDNSQYGQQSEQVMLIERNNNWVTQLTPKLEQGNIFIAVGALHLLEQHGLIKQLRDQGFTVTQL; encoded by the coding sequence ATGAAAGTGTCATTGCGTATCAGTCATTTATTGATAACGTTCGTTTTTTTAGCATTTAGTGTCAATGGCTATGCAGCTCCTGCTCTATTCAAAATAGAAAAACAAGGCGCTAGTTCGTATTTATTTGGCACCGTGCATGTAGGTGATGCCAGCATGAAAGGGCTACCACAAAAAGTGACTCACGCACTGGATAACAGCAAGCAAGTGGTTGTTGAAGTGGATATTAGTAAGCTATCACCTTTACAAATGCAGCAACGCTCTATGCCGTATATGCTGCTTAATAACGGGCACACACTACAGAGTGAGCTGTCGACAGAAAATTATCAACTCCTGAAAGACTACTTTGCTAAAAAGTCGATTGATATTGCCATGTTCAACAGCTTTAAACCTTGGGCTGTGATGTTAACCATGATGCAAATTGAGTTTCAAAACGCAGGATATTCAGATAAAAATGGCATTGATAAGCAAATATTAGATTATGCCCAACAGCATAATATTAAAATTGCAGAGCTTGAAACCATAGAGCAGCAACTACAAATGTTTAATGGGTTAGAGTCATTAAGCAACGCTATGATGGCAGAAACCTTTGAACAACTCAGTGATATTAATACCTACTTTATTTCTCTAGTAAATGCATGGAAACAGGGCGATATGAAAACCCTAACCAGCTACTACCACACCAGTTTTGATAACAGCCAATACGGCCAACAAAGCGAACAAGTGATGCTAATTGAGCGTAATAATAATTGGGTCACTCAGCTCACCCCAAAACTTGAACAAGGCAATATTTTTATAGCTGTAGGTGCTCTGCATTTACTTGAGCAACATGGCTTAATTAAACAACTGCGTGACCAAGGATTCACGGTGACTCAGTTATAA
- a CDS encoding ATP-binding cassette domain-containing protein, with the protein MRSILLQQFNGYLSTGGSNRYYIKDLTWQVKQGEHWVLLGGNGAGKSALGATLIGEAKQQSGQRHSTFNNLQLVSSDLQKQLLSANRKSDKPQKVTDILFSEPEINSDLCQQLITALNFDALLNHNFTDLSTGETRKLLLIKALSANSDLVVLDEPFDGLDTKSSGQLNRLLKQLSTHTCFVFVLNRVDEIPAFVDHFAYVSKGLLQHSLAKPCAAKRADLFKLLHLEHTPITIPDSTEPAFISNVNAPLVKLTDAHVRYGEQTIFENLNWTIKQHQHWQLIGKNGSGKTCLLNLITGDNPQCYNNEIEVFGFKRGTGESIWDIKQHIGYISNTLHLQYRVSISALNTVISGFFDSIGLYQQASELQMRLAKQWLALIGLSDKANCAFTQLSYGDQRLLLIVRAMVKHPALVILDEPCLGLDEANRQRVLLLIEKVCAAKTSTVIYVNHHAADTIKGIEHTLKMEDFKPTYYEQHTAHSESII; encoded by the coding sequence GTGCGCTCAATTTTACTTCAGCAATTTAATGGTTATTTATCCACCGGTGGCAGTAATCGCTATTATATTAAAGATTTAACTTGGCAAGTAAAACAGGGGGAGCACTGGGTATTGCTTGGCGGCAATGGCGCCGGTAAATCTGCGCTTGGGGCTACGCTTATTGGTGAAGCCAAGCAACAAAGTGGGCAACGTCATAGTACTTTTAACAATCTACAGTTGGTTTCAAGTGATTTACAAAAGCAGTTATTGAGCGCTAATCGCAAAAGTGATAAACCACAAAAAGTAACCGATATACTCTTTTCTGAACCTGAAATAAATAGCGATTTATGCCAACAGCTAATTACGGCTCTTAATTTTGATGCCTTACTTAATCATAATTTTACCGATTTATCGACCGGTGAAACACGTAAATTATTATTGATTAAAGCACTGTCTGCTAACAGTGATTTAGTTGTGCTTGATGAACCATTTGATGGCTTAGACACTAAATCGTCTGGGCAGTTAAACCGCCTATTAAAGCAACTAAGTACGCACACTTGCTTTGTGTTTGTACTAAACCGTGTTGATGAAATTCCTGCGTTTGTTGATCACTTTGCTTATGTGAGCAAGGGTCTTTTACAACATAGCTTAGCAAAACCGTGCGCAGCAAAACGAGCCGATTTGTTTAAGTTACTGCATTTAGAACATACACCTATAACTATTCCAGATTCAACCGAACCCGCTTTTATTTCAAATGTAAACGCGCCACTCGTTAAGCTTACTGATGCGCATGTACGTTATGGTGAACAGACTATTTTTGAGAACTTAAACTGGACAATTAAGCAACACCAACATTGGCAACTTATCGGCAAGAATGGCTCAGGAAAAACCTGTTTATTAAATTTAATCACCGGTGATAACCCTCAGTGTTATAACAATGAGATTGAGGTGTTTGGTTTTAAGCGTGGAACAGGAGAGAGTATTTGGGATATAAAACAGCATATTGGTTATATCTCTAATACCTTGCATTTACAGTATAGAGTGAGTATTTCGGCGCTCAATACTGTTATCTCTGGGTTTTTCGATAGTATTGGTTTATATCAACAAGCCAGCGAGTTACAAATGCGGTTAGCGAAACAGTGGCTGGCATTAATTGGCCTAAGCGATAAAGCAAATTGCGCTTTTACTCAACTATCGTATGGCGATCAGCGCTTATTACTTATTGTACGCGCAATGGTCAAACACCCCGCCTTAGTTATTTTAGATGAGCCATGTTTAGGGCTTGATGAGGCAAATCGTCAACGCGTTTTACTGCTGATAGAAAAGGTGTGTGCGGCAAAAACGAGTACCGTTATTTATGTAAACCATCATGCAGCAGATACCATTAAAGGGATTGAACACACCCTAAAAATGGAAGATTTTAAACCAACTTACTATGAACAGCATACGGCTCATAGTGAGTCGATTATATAA